The proteins below are encoded in one region of Pirellulales bacterium:
- a CDS encoding tetratricopeptide repeat protein — translation MRRLNVKLLVALVVTSFAALVGIYLLHNYQVSRNAEVFKQVAVEQRDKGNLEEAVKNYNRYLRYRNDDVDANCDFAMLFADMIEQQAGRANAEQARRVPYVLEQALRTAPDRDDIRRRLARFNLEGGRTRDALEHFNLLLKKHPNDAELKMLVGMCHEQDKNYDKAREMYEAAKADAPNNVQIYALLASLMSGAFEDPQTGDQYMDEVVEKNPDNHLAYLMRYNYRVQNLFGDRIDAKTDLQKALDLAPNEADVIVKMAELLIHDREFDSAREHLNRGIELHPKNESMYITLARLELELARVEEKDRGEDAQEALLQGLKKMPESITLLSQMCELQIRRSQFDKANDTIARLVQLDMSQEQVDFLKSRVLIGEKKWADAGRLLHSLRQRSSRDKVVLFQIDALLADCYGNLGQSDLAIVAMRRALENNPYAKEVRLRLVHELQRLGKLEEANAELQKISAAGTTADYESVRIKIAEQLQVPVDQRKWEEVDELMARLTEQSSGGAELALFKVRLLVYKGKTEEALELAIAEREKFPQSIGLWIAVADIQGLTDNAAAIATLKEAADRFHTPLLVQLAMVSKVLRLPREEALAELQTINQTVDSYKTDEQRQLAQSLGEAFYLLKESEAAKEVLNRVAGRLPSDPLLRLMMFNLARDSRDEQGMTDALAGVEAVVGKDHNYWQYCAAARLATLYMMQKATDKDLTEARRLVDKVVESRPNWTAIIRLSAEVDDLSGRSNDAITKYQEALRLGETSIGMVRRLVELLYKTGRYNEANQALAKLPTEIQFTDDFGKLQTELQMKLGLADDAAKRAEAVVDEDSTEFGDHLWQGQLFARAGRRDDAEAAYRRAVKHGPQEPLCWIALVTQLVQNGKRDEAQATLTEVEASVPADKLAATMGQCNEVLGNVEQAGQHYATAVETHGDDTAVLRSAIEFHVRAQQMDKAQQLLEKLVALAPQKKEAADLDRVRWGRRTLAALIATSNSYADLRRALQILDGNADANRNLPQEDVMIKANLLAARDDLRSRREGIQLLEAVLDKEPTRNDVRLQLAQLHERDNNWLLCRDHMLRLLGGDKPSPIYVPIFANMLLRQNQIDDAARMLEKLEQIDPNAPITLAVKALLYARRGYFDEAIGFTRELVVRPLAPSQAKQLYDAAQQFERLSNAIDNPEGKAAFINAAEEMYEEYVRERPEDIFLMAAFQGKYRGIEPGLKICEENFHAQNSPNIAAMAMGILREHRSKANQDQIARVEKLLVEAAKQHPEAVGLGRELAELRELQGNYVEATRLYQQILDNPQAPAIQKAAAANNLSYLLALHKNDGNAALPLAEQAIAYFGPTAELLDTRGVAHLARKDYELAIRDLSEAVEDRPNGLKYFHLAWAHHLAGDDVAAKKALDQGDASGLKDEEVSALERDRLTKLRHDVKVQQQAAR, via the coding sequence ATGAGACGGCTGAACGTAAAGCTCCTCGTGGCTCTGGTGGTCACTTCGTTCGCGGCCCTGGTGGGCATTTACCTGCTGCACAATTACCAGGTGTCGCGCAACGCCGAAGTCTTCAAACAGGTTGCCGTAGAGCAGCGCGACAAGGGGAACCTGGAAGAGGCCGTCAAGAATTACAATCGTTACCTGCGTTACCGCAATGACGATGTCGACGCGAACTGCGACTTCGCGATGCTCTTTGCCGACATGATCGAGCAGCAGGCAGGTCGGGCGAACGCCGAGCAGGCCCGCCGCGTGCCCTACGTGCTGGAACAGGCGCTGCGCACGGCGCCGGACCGCGACGATATTCGCCGCCGACTGGCGCGCTTCAATCTCGAAGGTGGGCGCACGCGTGACGCACTCGAGCATTTCAATCTGTTGCTGAAAAAGCACCCCAACGATGCCGAGTTGAAAATGCTCGTCGGCATGTGCCACGAGCAGGACAAGAACTACGACAAGGCACGGGAAATGTACGAGGCGGCCAAGGCGGACGCCCCGAACAACGTCCAGATCTACGCCCTGCTGGCCAGCCTGATGTCGGGAGCGTTCGAAGATCCGCAGACGGGCGACCAGTACATGGACGAGGTGGTCGAGAAGAACCCCGACAACCACCTGGCCTACTTGATGCGCTACAACTATCGGGTGCAAAACCTGTTTGGTGATCGCATCGATGCAAAGACCGATCTGCAAAAAGCACTCGATCTGGCGCCCAACGAAGCGGACGTGATCGTCAAGATGGCCGAGCTGCTCATTCACGATCGAGAATTCGACTCCGCGCGCGAGCATCTCAATCGCGGCATCGAACTGCACCCGAAAAACGAATCGATGTATATCACGCTCGCTCGGCTCGAGCTCGAGCTGGCCCGCGTCGAAGAAAAGGATCGCGGCGAGGATGCGCAGGAGGCGTTGCTGCAGGGGCTCAAGAAGATGCCCGAGAGCATCACCCTGCTCAGCCAGATGTGCGAGTTGCAGATTCGCCGCAGCCAATTCGACAAGGCCAACGACACGATCGCGCGGCTCGTCCAGCTCGACATGTCACAAGAGCAGGTCGACTTTCTCAAGTCACGCGTGCTGATCGGCGAGAAGAAATGGGCCGATGCCGGTCGCTTGCTGCACAGCCTGCGCCAGCGCAGCTCGCGGGACAAGGTCGTGTTGTTCCAGATCGACGCCCTGCTGGCCGATTGCTACGGCAACCTCGGCCAATCGGACCTGGCGATCGTGGCCATGCGCCGCGCGCTCGAGAACAACCCTTACGCCAAAGAGGTGCGTCTGCGCCTGGTACACGAGCTGCAAAGACTCGGCAAGCTTGAAGAGGCGAACGCCGAACTGCAGAAGATCTCGGCCGCCGGCACGACGGCCGACTATGAATCGGTGCGCATCAAGATTGCCGAGCAACTGCAAGTGCCCGTCGACCAGCGCAAGTGGGAGGAAGTCGACGAACTGATGGCACGCCTCACCGAGCAATCGAGCGGTGGCGCGGAGTTGGCGCTCTTCAAAGTTCGCTTGCTCGTCTACAAGGGCAAGACCGAAGAAGCCTTGGAACTGGCCATTGCCGAACGCGAGAAGTTTCCGCAATCGATCGGGCTGTGGATCGCGGTCGCGGATATTCAGGGTTTGACGGACAACGCGGCGGCGATCGCCACGTTGAAGGAAGCGGCCGATCGATTCCACACGCCGCTGCTGGTACAGCTTGCCATGGTCAGCAAGGTGCTGCGGCTGCCGCGCGAAGAAGCCTTGGCCGAATTGCAGACGATCAACCAGACCGTCGACTCTTACAAGACGGACGAGCAGCGGCAACTGGCGCAATCGCTCGGCGAAGCGTTCTACCTGCTGAAAGAGTCGGAGGCTGCCAAAGAGGTGCTGAATCGGGTGGCTGGTCGCCTGCCCAGCGACCCCCTGCTCCGCCTCATGATGTTCAACCTGGCACGCGACTCGCGCGACGAGCAGGGCATGACCGATGCGCTGGCCGGCGTCGAGGCCGTGGTGGGCAAGGATCACAACTACTGGCAGTATTGCGCCGCGGCCCGCCTGGCGACCCTATACATGATGCAGAAGGCCACCGACAAGGACCTGACCGAAGCTCGCCGGCTGGTCGACAAGGTTGTTGAAAGTCGCCCGAACTGGACGGCCATCATCCGGCTGTCGGCCGAAGTCGACGATCTCTCGGGACGTTCGAACGACGCCATCACTAAGTACCAGGAAGCGCTCCGCCTGGGCGAAACCAGCATCGGCATGGTGCGCCGACTGGTCGAGCTGTTGTACAAGACCGGACGATACAACGAGGCAAATCAAGCGCTTGCCAAGTTGCCCACCGAGATTCAATTCACCGATGATTTTGGCAAGCTGCAGACCGAATTGCAGATGAAGCTGGGACTGGCCGACGATGCCGCCAAACGCGCGGAAGCCGTCGTGGACGAAGACTCGACCGAGTTTGGCGATCACCTCTGGCAGGGGCAGTTGTTCGCCCGGGCCGGTCGTCGCGACGATGCCGAGGCCGCCTACCGCCGTGCCGTCAAGCATGGTCCGCAAGAGCCACTCTGCTGGATTGCCCTGGTGACGCAGCTCGTGCAGAACGGCAAGCGCGACGAAGCGCAGGCCACGCTGACCGAGGTGGAAGCGTCCGTGCCGGCGGACAAACTGGCCGCCACGATGGGGCAATGCAACGAAGTGCTGGGCAACGTGGAGCAGGCTGGCCAGCATTACGCCACCGCCGTCGAAACGCACGGCGACGATACCGCGGTGCTCCGCAGCGCGATCGAGTTCCACGTGCGGGCTCAGCAGATGGACAAGGCGCAGCAGTTGCTCGAGAAGCTGGTCGCACTGGCGCCGCAGAAAAAAGAAGCGGCCGACCTCGATCGCGTTCGCTGGGGGCGGCGTACGCTGGCCGCGTTGATTGCGACCAGCAATAGCTACGCAGACCTGCGACGCGCCCTGCAGATTCTGGATGGCAATGCCGACGCCAATCGCAATCTGCCGCAGGAAGACGTCATGATCAAGGCGAATCTGCTCGCCGCGCGAGACGATCTGCGCTCGCGCCGCGAGGGGATTCAGTTGCTCGAAGCGGTGCTCGATAAGGAGCCCACGCGCAACGACGTGCGACTGCAATTGGCGCAACTCCACGAGCGCGACAACAACTGGTTGCTGTGTCGCGATCACATGCTGCGTTTGTTGGGGGGTGATAAGCCGTCGCCGATTTACGTGCCGATCTTTGCCAACATGCTCCTGCGTCAGAACCAGATCGACGACGCCGCGCGGATGCTGGAAAAGCTGGAGCAAATCGACCCGAATGCACCGATCACGCTTGCCGTCAAGGCGCTGCTCTATGCCCGTCGCGGTTACTTCGACGAGGCGATTGGCTTCACACGTGAGCTCGTCGTCCGGCCGCTGGCCCCCTCGCAGGCCAAGCAGCTCTACGATGCCGCCCAGCAGTTCGAACGCCTGTCAAACGCCATCGACAATCCGGAAGGCAAGGCCGCCTTCATCAACGCCGCCGAAGAGATGTACGAAGAATACGTCCGCGAGCGCCCCGAGGACATCTTCCTCATGGCGGCCTTCCAAGGCAAATACCGTGGCATCGAGCCGGGTCTGAAGATCTGCGAAGAGAACTTCCATGCGCAGAATTCGCCGAACATCGCCGCCATGGCAATGGGCATTCTGCGCGAACATCGTAGCAAGGCGAATCAGGATCAGATTGCCCGCGTCGAGAAGCTGCTCGTCGAGGCCGCCAAGCAACATCCCGAAGCGGTCGGCCTCGGCCGAGAGCTCGCCGAGTTGCGCGAGCTGCAAGGCAATTATGTCGAGGCCACCCGGCTCTATCAGCAGATTCTCGACAATCCGCAGGCGCCGGCCATCCAGAAAGCGGCGGCAGCCAACAACCTGTCGTATCTCCTGGCGCTCCACAAGAACGACGGGAACGCGGCCTTGCCGCTGGCCGAGCAGGCCATCGCCTACTTTGGTCCCACGGCCGAATTGCTCGACACGCGTGGCGTGGCCCATCTGGCTCGCAAAGATTACGAGCTGGCCATCCGCGATCTCAGCGAGGCCGTGGAAGATCGGCCCAACGGTTTGAAGTACTTCCACCTGGCCTGGGCCCATCATCTGGCGGGGGACGACGTCGCCGCCAAGAAAGCGCTCGATCAAGGGGACGCCAGCGGGCTGAAGGACGAGGAGGTCTCGGCGCTCGAACGCGATCGCCTCACGAAGCTCCGCCATGATGTGAAAGTGCAACAGCAAGCGGCGCGGTAA
- a CDS encoding DUF3467 domain-containing protein gives MHVAKEESAEIKAPAPAAPAAESPQQRQQVKLDDSHAIACYANFCRVTGTPEELIIDFGLNPQPFGVPTEPVVVSQRIITNFFTAKRMLHALQLTLQRHEAAFGVLETDVQKRVVPGMRNA, from the coding sequence TTGCACGTGGCTAAAGAAGAATCCGCCGAAATCAAGGCACCCGCTCCGGCTGCTCCCGCCGCCGAATCTCCCCAGCAGCGCCAGCAGGTCAAGCTCGACGATTCGCATGCCATCGCCTGCTATGCCAACTTCTGCCGCGTCACCGGCACGCCGGAAGAGCTGATTATCGACTTCGGTCTCAACCCGCAGCCCTTTGGCGTGCCGACCGAGCCGGTGGTCGTCTCGCAGCGCATCATCACGAACTTCTTCACCGCCAAACGTATGCTGCACGCCTTGCAGCTTACGCTGCAACGCCACGAGGCTGCCTTCGGCGTGCTCGAGACCGACGTCCAAAAGCGCGTCGTCCCCGGCATGCGCAACGCCTAG
- a CDS encoding cysteine desulfurase, with translation MRHIYFDYNATTPIAPAVQEAMLPFLAEHFGNPSSSHALGAASHEAVEDARTRLAELLDADSDEIVFTSGGTESNNLALKGVFFKRTPAPSGHLVISALEHPAIVEPARFLERLGCDVSVVGTNSQGLVNPSAIERALRSDTALVSVMLANNEVGTVQPLREIVDVCHRRGVLVHTDAAQALGKIPVHVSELGVDLLSVAGHKLYAPKGVGALYVRRGTQLDSLLHGAGHECGLRAGTENVPYIVGLGRVAALVARHLESAQERMELLRERLEQKLRDGVGAPLTINGFDAPRLPNTVSVNFPGVTGGELLRRCPELCASTGAACHSGSTRLSGTLAAMGLPLEVARGTVRLSLGWYTTEEEVDRAADLLVAAWEDLQ, from the coding sequence ATGCGACACATCTATTTCGATTACAACGCCACGACTCCCATCGCCCCGGCCGTCCAAGAGGCGATGCTCCCCTTTCTCGCCGAGCATTTTGGCAACCCCTCCAGCTCGCACGCGCTCGGCGCGGCCAGCCACGAGGCCGTCGAGGATGCCCGCACGCGCCTCGCCGAATTGCTCGACGCCGACTCGGACGAGATCGTGTTTACCTCGGGGGGCACCGAGAGCAACAACCTCGCCCTCAAAGGCGTGTTCTTCAAGCGGACCCCCGCCCCGTCGGGTCACCTGGTCATCTCGGCCCTCGAGCACCCGGCGATCGTCGAGCCGGCCCGTTTTCTCGAACGCCTGGGCTGCGATGTCTCGGTCGTCGGCACGAACTCGCAAGGACTTGTCAATCCGAGTGCCATCGAACGTGCCCTGCGCAGCGATACGGCCCTGGTCAGCGTGATGCTCGCCAACAACGAAGTGGGCACGGTGCAGCCGCTGCGCGAGATCGTCGACGTGTGCCATCGCCGAGGCGTCCTCGTCCACACCGACGCCGCCCAGGCCCTGGGCAAGATTCCCGTTCACGTTTCCGAGCTGGGAGTCGATCTGCTCAGCGTGGCGGGGCATAAGCTCTACGCGCCCAAGGGGGTCGGCGCGCTCTACGTGCGGCGCGGCACGCAGCTCGATTCGCTGCTGCACGGCGCCGGCCACGAATGCGGCCTGCGCGCCGGCACGGAGAACGTTCCCTACATCGTCGGGTTGGGGCGGGTGGCAGCACTCGTGGCGCGTCATCTCGAATCGGCCCAGGAGCGGATGGAACTGCTCCGCGAGCGCCTCGAGCAAAAGCTGCGCGATGGCGTCGGAGCGCCGCTGACCATCAATGGCTTCGACGCGCCACGATTGCCGAATACCGTCAGCGTCAATTTCCCTGGTGTCACGGGGGGAGAGCTGCTGCGACGCTGTCCAGAACTTTGTGCCTCGACCGGAGCGGCCTGTCATTCCGGTTCGACGCGGCTTTCCGGTACGCTCGCGGCCATGGGCTTGCCCCTCGAAGTGGCGCGCGGCACGGTGCGGCTCAGTCTCGGCTGGTACACGACCGAAGAAGAAGTCGATCGTGCGGCCGACTTGCTCGTCGCGGCCTGGGAAGATTTGCAGTAA